One Camelus ferus isolate YT-003-E chromosome 21, BCGSAC_Cfer_1.0, whole genome shotgun sequence genomic region harbors:
- the CKS1B gene encoding cyclin-dependent kinases regulatory subunit 1 — MSHKQIYYSDKYDDEEFEYRHVMLPKDIAKLVPKTHLMSESEWRNLGVQQSQGWVHYMIHEPEPHILLFRRPLPKKPKK; from the exons ATGTCGCACAAACAAATTTACTATTCGGACAAATACGACGATGAGGAGTTCGAGTATCG GCATGTCATGTTGCCCAAGGACATAGCCAAGCTGGTCCCTAAAACCCATTTGATGTCCGAATCTGAATGGAGGAATCTTGGTGTTCAGCAGAGTCAGGGATGGGTCCATTACATGATCCATGAACCAG AACCTCACATCTTGCTGTTCCGGCGGCCACTGCCCAAGAAGCCAAAGAAATGA